AAGAAGCATCATTGCCCTTGAGCATTGCTTATTGAGAAAACTCGAACTCGACGCGGTGAATCTTCTGGGCGGCCATATCGACCAGCAACACCCCATCGGCCCTATAGATCAGCGAGTATTCCAGCAGTTGCCGCCGCGTGTCGCCGTTGGTCGGGCGCGGCGCCCGTTCGCCTGTTTTCACTTCCGCCACATAAGTCTTGCCGCCCCGCTGCACCAGGTAGTCGGCGCGCACATGAATGTTGACGGGCGCTCCGTCGACGCGCATCACCATGCGGGCCGGCGGCTGGGCCTTGATGACGGCGTACCCCTCGCGTTTGAGCAATTTGGCCGCCTGTTGCTCGCCGATGCGTCCGGCGCGTTGGCGCCACCAGGCAAGCCAGCGCAGGTACGCCCTATATAGATAGGAAAAAAGGAGCGCGCCGGCGATGACG
The Heliomicrobium undosum DNA segment above includes these coding regions:
- a CDS encoding PD-(D/E)XK nuclease family protein, with the translated sequence MPDSFTLDWTLLAVVIAVAVIAGALLFSYLYRAYLRWLAWWRQRAGRIGEQQAAKLLKREGYAVIKAQPPARMVMRVDGAPVNIHVRADYLVQRGGKTYVAEVKTGERAPRPTNGDTRRQLLEYSLIYRADGVLLVDMAAQKIHRVEFEFSQ